One Enterococcus silesiacus genomic window carries:
- a CDS encoding sulfurtransferase: MFESISTPDFETLYSKNDLNVIDIRETESFLQGHLAHSMSLPATVLPNMLKQLNKEKTYHIISYSGRRSEVIASFMASKGFHAVHVIGGMQQLSKAS; the protein is encoded by the coding sequence ATGTTTGAATCAATCTCCACTCCTGATTTTGAAACACTTTACAGTAAAAATGACCTTAACGTCATCGATATTCGTGAAACTGAAAGTTTTTTACAAGGACACTTAGCACATTCTATGTCACTACCTGCAACTGTTTTACCAAATATGTTAAAACAGCTAAATAAAGAGAAAACCTACCATATCATTAGTTACAGTGGCCGCCGTTCTGAAGTTATTGCATCATTTATGGCTTCCAAAGGCTTTCATGCTGTACACGTGATCGGCGGCATGCAACAACTCTCTAAAGCTTC